In Flavobacterium sp. WV_118_3, one DNA window encodes the following:
- the infB gene encoding translation initiation factor IF-2, with protein MSEERVIRINKVLRELNISLDRAVDYLKDKGYTIESSPNAKISNEEYSILCGQFSADKGKKVASLEVSEEKKKEKEALRVEREREMEEKRKEEEKQRQDIIKAKATLSGPKAIGKIDLNPKKTEVVAEKPSSEETEVVNTPEVKPEVEHKAVEEKIVEKTPEVTPAAPEPKEVKEVKEVKEVQKIKEVKEEKTEKTEKAEPAKPAAAADAPVEEERIETQYQKLSGTTFTGQMIDLSQFNKPKKKKEEFKKDNNKPNTGNAANAGQGGQNSNNNNANKSKRKRIPPKPGTPGAQQGTNPQQGGGNNNNRQGGGNNPRFGNNKPGFQKGNRPAIVSKVEPTEEEVKNQIKETLERLQGKGSKSKAAKYRRDKRDSHRQKSDDEQRAMEEGSKVLKVTEFVTVGEIATMMDVPITKVIGTCMSLGIMVTMNQRLDAETLSIVADEFGYEVEFITTDIEEAIEIVEDRPEDLEHRAPIVTVMGHVDHGKTSLLDYIRKTNVIAGESGGITQHIGAYGVRLDNGQRIAFLDTPGHEAFTAMRARGAQVTDIVIIVIAADDDIMPQTKEAISHAQAAGVPLIFAINKVDKPTANPEKIKEKLAGMNLLVEDWGGKYQSHDISAKTGLGVKELLEKVLLEAEILDLKANPNKPAVGTVVEAFLDKGRGYVSTVLVQAGTLRIGDYVLAGKHHGKVKAMHDERGHNIKEAGPSTPISILGLDGAPTAGDKFSVFEDEREAKQIAVKRTQLLREQSVRTQKHITLAEIGRRIALGQFKELNIILKGDVDGSVEALSDSFSKLSTEEIQIRIIHKGVGAITESDVLLASASDAIIIGFNVRPSGSAKQLADKEEIDIRNYSIIYDAIDDLKDAMEGMLSPELKEEITGTAEIRETFKISKVGTIAGCMVTDGKIFRNSRIRLIRDGVVIFTGELSTLKRFKDDVKEVSKGYDCGMQIKNYNDIKEYDIIEGFQEVEVKKKLK; from the coding sequence ATGTCTGAAGAAAGAGTAATAAGAATTAACAAGGTTTTAAGGGAATTAAACATTTCTCTGGATAGAGCTGTGGACTATTTAAAAGATAAGGGATATACAATTGAATCCAGTCCGAATGCTAAAATTTCTAATGAGGAATATTCTATCTTGTGCGGTCAATTCTCTGCTGATAAAGGTAAAAAGGTGGCTTCTCTGGAGGTGAGCGAGGAGAAAAAGAAAGAGAAAGAGGCCTTGCGGGTGGAAAGAGAACGTGAGATGGAAGAGAAACGCAAAGAGGAAGAAAAACAACGTCAGGATATCATCAAAGCCAAAGCGACCCTTTCCGGGCCGAAAGCTATTGGTAAAATCGACCTGAACCCGAAAAAAACTGAAGTTGTTGCTGAAAAACCTTCTTCAGAAGAAACGGAAGTCGTAAACACTCCGGAAGTAAAACCGGAAGTAGAACATAAAGCGGTGGAAGAAAAAATCGTAGAAAAAACACCAGAGGTAACTCCTGCAGCGCCGGAACCGAAAGAGGTTAAGGAAGTCAAGGAAGTTAAAGAGGTTCAAAAAATTAAAGAAGTTAAGGAAGAAAAAACAGAAAAAACAGAAAAAGCGGAACCGGCTAAACCTGCCGCTGCTGCTGATGCTCCTGTTGAGGAAGAGCGTATTGAAACGCAATACCAAAAACTTTCCGGAACAACTTTTACCGGTCAGATGATCGACCTTTCTCAGTTTAATAAACCGAAAAAGAAGAAAGAAGAATTCAAAAAGGATAACAACAAACCGAACACTGGTAATGCTGCCAATGCCGGTCAGGGTGGTCAGAATTCAAATAACAACAATGCCAATAAGAGCAAAAGAAAACGTATTCCGCCAAAACCGGGAACGCCAGGAGCTCAGCAAGGTACCAATCCTCAGCAAGGTGGTGGTAATAACAACAACCGTCAGGGTGGTGGAAATAATCCGAGATTCGGAAATAATAAACCGGGATTCCAAAAAGGAAACCGTCCGGCAATTGTTTCTAAAGTCGAGCCTACGGAAGAAGAAGTTAAAAACCAAATCAAAGAAACTTTAGAAAGACTTCAAGGTAAAGGAAGTAAGTCTAAAGCGGCAAAATACAGAAGAGATAAAAGAGATTCGCACCGTCAGAAATCAGACGACGAACAAAGAGCGATGGAAGAAGGAAGCAAAGTGCTTAAAGTAACGGAATTCGTTACTGTAGGTGAAATTGCTACCATGATGGATGTGCCAATCACTAAAGTTATCGGAACCTGTATGTCATTGGGTATCATGGTTACCATGAACCAACGATTGGATGCTGAAACGCTTTCTATCGTAGCCGATGAGTTTGGGTATGAAGTAGAATTTATTACAACCGATATCGAGGAAGCAATCGAAATAGTGGAAGACAGACCGGAAGATCTGGAACACCGCGCACCGATTGTAACGGTAATGGGTCACGTTGACCACGGTAAAACATCCTTATTGGATTATATCCGTAAAACAAATGTAATTGCCGGTGAGTCCGGAGGTATTACACAGCACATTGGTGCTTATGGAGTACGATTGGATAACGGTCAGCGTATTGCATTCCTGGATACTCCTGGTCACGAGGCGTTTACCGCGATGCGTGCCCGTGGTGCTCAGGTTACGGATATCGTAATTATCGTGATTGCTGCCGACGACGACATCATGCCGCAAACCAAAGAGGCGATCAGCCACGCGCAAGCTGCAGGTGTACCGTTGATCTTTGCAATTAATAAAGTGGATAAGCCTACGGCAAATCCTGAAAAAATTAAAGAAAAACTAGCCGGTATGAACCTATTGGTTGAAGACTGGGGTGGTAAATACCAATCACACGATATCTCTGCTAAAACAGGATTAGGAGTGAAAGAATTACTTGAAAAAGTATTGTTGGAAGCTGAAATCCTTGATTTAAAAGCGAATCCAAACAAACCGGCTGTCGGAACCGTAGTGGAAGCCTTCCTTGATAAAGGACGTGGTTATGTGTCTACTGTTTTGGTTCAGGCAGGTACATTGCGAATCGGAGATTATGTATTAGCGGGTAAACATCACGGTAAGGTGAAAGCCATGCACGATGAGCGAGGACATAATATTAAAGAAGCAGGTCCTTCTACACCGATTTCAATCTTAGGTCTTGACGGAGCGCCAACAGCAGGGGATAAGTTTAGTGTGTTTGAAGATGAAAGAGAAGCAAAACAAATCGCTGTTAAACGGACGCAGTTGTTACGTGAGCAATCGGTTCGTACGCAGAAACATATTACACTTGCCGAAATCGGTCGTCGTATCGCTTTAGGTCAGTTTAAAGAATTAAACATCATCCTTAAAGGGGATGTGGATGGATCGGTTGAAGCATTATCCGATTCCTTCTCTAAATTATCAACCGAAGAAATCCAGATCCGTATCATTCATAAAGGAGTAGGTGCAATTACCGAATCTGACGTATTGTTGGCTTCTGCATCGGATGCGATCATCATCGGATTTAATGTACGTCCTTCCGGAAGTGCGAAACAATTGGCTGATAAAGAAGAAATCGATATCCGAAACTACTCGATCATTTACGATGCTATCGACGATTTGAAAGATGCGATGGAAGGTATGTTGTCACCGGAATTAAAAGAAGAAATTACCGGTACTGCCGAAATCCGCGAAACATTCAAAATCTCGAAAGTGGGTACGATTGCAGGATGTATGGTTACCGATGGTAAAATCTTCCGTAACTCGAGAATCCGACTTATCCGGGACGGTGTGGTAATCTTTACCGGTGAATTGAGTACGCTGAAACGTTTTAAAGACGATGTGAAAGAAGTTTCCAAAGGATATGACTGTGGTATGCAGATCAAAAACTACAACGATATCAAAGAATACGATATCATTGAAGGATTCCAGGAAGTGGAAGTGAAAAAGAAACTGAAATAA
- a CDS encoding universal stress protein — translation MKKILVPTDFSDHAEYALKVAAQIARKNNGEIVLLHMLELPHEGSDAIGSGHDIPEIIFFKKKAEERLDEIANSDILSGINVTQITKLERAFDGILNFSGKDEIDLIVMGSHGASGFREMFIGSNTEKVVRHSETPVLVIKKDSDNFTVNNFVFASDFTDEAKKPFKKVIEFANEFNAKIHLLMVNTPNNFKSTSVAEKMIQDFTASFDISNYATHIYNDVNVEKGILHFAKSVNADLIGISTHGRKGLSHFFNGSISEDLVNHAKRPVVTFKI, via the coding sequence ATGAAAAAAATTTTAGTCCCTACCGATTTTTCCGATCATGCCGAATACGCCTTAAAAGTAGCCGCACAAATCGCCAGAAAAAACAATGGAGAAATCGTTTTACTTCACATGCTGGAATTACCACATGAAGGAAGCGATGCTATTGGAAGCGGACACGACATTCCCGAAATCATCTTTTTCAAGAAAAAAGCAGAAGAGAGATTGGACGAAATTGCCAATTCCGATATCCTATCCGGAATCAATGTTACGCAAATCACCAAACTGGAAAGAGCTTTTGACGGAATTCTAAATTTTAGCGGCAAAGACGAAATCGACCTGATTGTTATGGGTTCCCACGGAGCCAGCGGTTTTAGAGAAATGTTTATCGGATCCAACACCGAAAAAGTAGTTCGCCATTCCGAAACTCCGGTATTGGTTATTAAAAAAGACTCCGACAATTTCACAGTTAACAATTTTGTTTTCGCATCCGATTTTACCGACGAAGCCAAAAAACCATTCAAAAAGGTTATCGAATTCGCGAATGAATTCAACGCAAAAATCCATTTATTAATGGTGAACACACCTAATAATTTCAAATCGACTTCCGTAGCCGAAAAAATGATTCAAGATTTTACTGCTTCTTTCGACATCAGCAATTACGCTACACATATCTACAATGATGTAAACGTTGAAAAAGGAATTTTACATTTTGCCAAAAGCGTTAACGCCGATCTTATCGGAATTAGCACACATGGTCGAAAAGGTCTTTCTCACTTCTTTAACGGAAGCATCAGCGAAGATTTGGTAAATCATGCCAAACGTCCGGTTGTCACTTTTAAAATCTAA
- the nusA gene encoding transcription termination factor NusA: MENIALIESFSEFKDDKLIDRVTLMAILEDVFRNALKKKYGSDDNFDIIINPDKGDMEIWRNRVVVADGEVEDQNSEISLSEARKIEPDFEVGEEVSEEVKLIQLGRRAILALRQNLISKIHEHDNTNLYKQFKDLIGDIYTAEVHHVRPKAVILVDDEGNEIVLPKEKQIPSDFFRKGDNVRGIIENVELKGNKPQIIMSRTSEKFLEKLFEQEIPEVFDGLITVKKVVRIPGEKAKVAVDSYDDRIDPVGACVGMKGSRIHGIVRELGNENIDVINYTSNTQLFITRALSPAKVSSVKIDEEKKSAEVFLKLEEVSKAIGRGGHNIKLAGLLTGYELDVIREGNALEEEDDVELTEFSDEIEGWVIEEFAKIGLDTARSILNQDVADLVRRTDLEEETVLEVIRILKEEFED, encoded by the coding sequence ATGGAAAATATTGCATTAATCGAGTCGTTTTCAGAATTTAAAGACGATAAACTAATCGACAGAGTTACCTTAATGGCAATTTTAGAAGATGTGTTTAGAAATGCATTGAAGAAGAAATATGGTTCGGATGATAACTTCGATATTATTATAAACCCGGATAAAGGGGATATGGAGATCTGGAGAAACCGTGTGGTGGTTGCCGATGGTGAAGTAGAAGATCAAAACTCCGAAATCTCTTTGTCTGAAGCCCGTAAAATCGAGCCGGATTTCGAAGTAGGGGAAGAAGTGTCTGAAGAGGTGAAATTAATCCAGTTAGGTAGAAGAGCTATTTTAGCATTGCGTCAGAACCTGATTTCTAAAATTCACGAACACGATAATACCAATCTTTATAAGCAATTTAAAGATTTAATTGGCGATATTTACACGGCAGAAGTACACCACGTACGTCCAAAAGCAGTTATTCTGGTGGACGACGAAGGAAATGAAATCGTGTTGCCAAAGGAAAAACAAATCCCGTCCGATTTCTTCCGTAAAGGAGATAACGTACGTGGAATCATTGAAAATGTGGAGTTGAAAGGGAATAAGCCGCAAATCATTATGTCCCGTACTTCTGAGAAATTCCTGGAAAAATTATTCGAACAGGAAATTCCGGAGGTGTTCGACGGTTTGATTACGGTGAAAAAAGTAGTCCGTATTCCTGGCGAAAAAGCAAAAGTAGCTGTAGATTCGTACGATGACAGAATTGATCCGGTTGGAGCTTGTGTGGGAATGAAAGGTTCTCGTATCCACGGTATCGTTCGCGAATTGGGTAATGAAAATATCGATGTGATCAATTATACCTCCAATACGCAATTGTTTATTACCAGAGCGCTTAGCCCGGCTAAAGTGTCTTCTGTGAAAATTGATGAAGAAAAGAAATCAGCCGAAGTATTCCTGAAACTGGAAGAAGTGTCGAAAGCAATCGGACGTGGTGGACATAACATCAAATTGGCAGGATTGTTAACCGGATACGAATTGGATGTGATCCGCGAAGGAAATGCACTGGAGGAAGAGGATGATGTGGAATTAACTGAATTCTCCGATGAAATCGAAGGATGGGTTATCGAAGAGTTTGCTAAAATCGGATTGGATACAGCAAGAAGTATATTAAACCAGGATGTGGCCGATTTAGTAAGAAGAACGGATCTTGAAGAAGAAACGGTTTTAGAGGTTATCCGAATTTTAAAAGAAGAATTCGAAGACTAA
- a CDS encoding SPOR domain-containing protein, with protein sequence MRILPVNKIHFLPLIALFLSPIAQAQTSKINIDQDPKFEQLLNEKRKINSSITVNDRYKIQIFYGTNDEAKKTLVNFRKEFRNMDGTIVYNNPSYKVWIGSFKTRIEAEKNLLDIKKKYPNALLIKPNKQ encoded by the coding sequence ATGAGAATCTTACCCGTAAACAAAATTCACTTTTTACCTTTAATCGCTTTATTTTTAAGCCCAATAGCACAGGCACAAACCTCAAAAATTAACATCGATCAGGATCCGAAATTCGAACAGCTTTTAAATGAAAAACGAAAAATAAATAGCTCTATAACTGTTAACGATCGGTATAAAATTCAAATTTTTTACGGTACTAATGACGAAGCCAAAAAAACGTTGGTAAATTTCCGAAAAGAATTCAGAAATATGGACGGAACCATCGTGTATAACAATCCTTCTTACAAGGTTTGGATCGGTTCGTTTAAAACACGAATAGAAGCCGAAAAAAACCTGTTGGACATCAAGAAGAAATACCCGAATGCTTTACTGATAAAACCGAACAAACAATAA
- the rimP gene encoding ribosome assembly cofactor RimP, giving the protein MAFKDKVSALLDEGLSQKPSLFLIDLTITDTYKIIVTLDGDNGVSLQDCIDISRAIEHNLDREEQDFSLEVASAGASTPLKTPRQYKKNIGRKLKVTTATEKIEAELTDANDEFIVLEWKAREPKQVGKGKETVQKKAEIPYSDIKEAIVIITF; this is encoded by the coding sequence ATGGCATTTAAAGATAAAGTTAGCGCGTTGCTGGATGAGGGGTTGTCTCAAAAGCCGTCTCTTTTTTTAATTGATTTAACAATAACCGATACTTACAAAATTATTGTAACTTTAGACGGTGATAATGGTGTGAGTCTTCAGGACTGTATTGACATTAGCCGGGCTATCGAGCATAACCTGGATCGGGAAGAACAGGATTTTTCGCTGGAAGTGGCTTCTGCAGGAGCATCCACACCGCTTAAAACCCCGAGACAATACAAAAAAAATATCGGAAGAAAACTGAAAGTGACAACCGCAACCGAAAAAATCGAAGCGGAACTAACAGATGCCAATGATGAATTTATTGTTTTGGAATGGAAAGCCAGAGAACCAAAACAAGTTGGCAAAGGAAAAGAAACCGTTCAGAAAAAAGCGGAAATTCCTTATTCGGATATCAAGGAAGCAATTGTTATAATAACATTTTAA
- a CDS encoding c-type cytochrome, with protein MKKVGNHKSFSKILLFSLALVLSFSFTSNAQDAAAGKALFNSNCAACHKLDAAMTGPALRGVTERHDTAWLHKWIKNSSELIKSGDAKAIKVFEENDKKVMTAFPQLSDADIDNILAYTSQPKEEPKAAAAGGGGTAGAQEGGVSNSLVLGVLAVVLAMLVAMLLFVKNVLNKIAKANGIEAPVKEKSLPIWIAFARNQFLVLVSVIVMLLVGAYFIYGYLMQIGVDQGYEPIQPIHFSHKIHAGDNGIDCKYCHSSARVSKTSGIPSLNVCMNCHKNINEFQGDADSTYVEHTKEFYSAEIQKLYDAVGWDKTAQKYTGKVKPVKWVRVHNLPDFVYFNHSQHVSVAGLECQKCHGPVETMEIMRQHSPLTMGWCVNCHRETNVNVEGNEYYKKIHEELSKKYGVDKLTAAQMGGLECGKCHY; from the coding sequence ATGAAAAAAGTGGGTAACCATAAATCGTTTTCAAAGATTTTATTGTTCAGTTTAGCATTAGTGCTATCTTTTTCTTTTACCTCTAATGCACAGGATGCAGCTGCAGGTAAAGCGCTTTTTAATTCTAATTGTGCCGCTTGTCACAAGTTGGATGCAGCAATGACGGGGCCTGCGCTTCGTGGTGTTACAGAACGACATGACACAGCCTGGTTGCATAAATGGATTAAAAACAGTTCCGAGTTGATTAAATCCGGTGATGCCAAAGCTATTAAGGTGTTTGAGGAGAATGACAAGAAAGTAATGACTGCTTTCCCGCAATTGTCTGATGCCGATATCGATAATATCTTAGCGTATACTTCTCAACCTAAGGAGGAGCCTAAGGCTGCTGCTGCAGGTGGTGGTGGTACTGCCGGTGCTCAGGAAGGTGGGGTTTCTAATAGCCTGGTTTTAGGGGTTTTAGCGGTAGTGCTTGCTATGTTGGTAGCAATGTTATTGTTTGTGAAAAACGTACTGAACAAAATTGCGAAAGCGAATGGTATCGAAGCTCCTGTAAAAGAGAAGTCGTTACCAATCTGGATTGCATTCGCCAGAAATCAATTCCTGGTATTAGTGTCGGTTATTGTAATGCTTTTAGTTGGAGCATACTTTATCTACGGATACTTAATGCAGATTGGTGTTGATCAAGGGTATGAGCCGATTCAGCCAATTCACTTCTCGCATAAAATTCACGCTGGTGATAACGGTATTGATTGTAAATACTGTCACTCTTCTGCTCGTGTTAGTAAAACTTCAGGTATTCCATCGTTGAATGTTTGTATGAACTGTCATAAAAACATCAATGAATTCCAGGGGGATGCGGATTCAACTTATGTTGAGCATACTAAAGAATTCTACTCTGCTGAAATCCAAAAACTATACGATGCTGTAGGATGGGATAAAACAGCTCAAAAATATACAGGAAAAGTGAAACCTGTTAAGTGGGTTCGTGTTCATAATCTTCCTGACTTTGTGTACTTCAATCACTCACAGCACGTGTCTGTTGCAGGATTAGAGTGTCAGAAATGTCACGGTCCGGTTGAGACTATGGAAATTATGAGACAACATTCTCCGTTAACTATGGGATGGTGTGTGAACTGTCACAGAGAAACCAATGTTAATGTGGAAGGTAACGAGTACTACAAAAAAATCCACGAAGAACTATCCAAAAAATATGGTGTAGATAAATTGACTGCTGCACAAATGGGAGGTTTAGAGTGTGGTAAATGTCACTATTAA
- a CDS encoding DUF2723 domain-containing protein, whose translation MVTFNFKKWNTILGWFTFAIALITYSLTVEPSLSFWDCGEYIATSAKLEVGHPPGAPLFQMIGAFFAMFASGPEKVALMVNMMSVFSSAFTILFMFWSMTLILKKVVSSYTEFNKNNAIVVLGSALVGSLAFTFTDSFWFSATEAEVYAMASLFIAVLFWLGLRWEEDMHSPRGNKWLLLISLMIGLSFGVHFMALLTIPSIGLLYYFKNYKTVTVKNFIIANIVIVVILFFVFKFLLPYTLAFFGKMEIFMVNSLGLPFNSGTIFAALLIVLFFYFGLRYTKKKEKPLYNTLLLCILFVLIGFSTWLMLPIRANANVVINENRPSDAAEVLAYYNREQYGEQKTFYGPLFTEGYVGLDEENPYQDEKPNYERDYKTGTYKIVNNYVNARQNTSDDQKGFLPRMWSTDNAVNYMTFTRPVKFTINPEYSHEDELVQIVSEFRNAYSSGKLGIEEYDKFLKAYGEYLIIEKPSFIDNMQFMFEYQFGYMYWRYLMWNFTGRQNDIQGKYDTQNGNWISGIKFIDAIRLGSQDNLPSDVLNNKARNTYYFLPFILGIIGMVFHARKDLKSFYVLLVLFLFTSLALKIFLNERPFEPRERDYALVGSFYIFAMWLGFGVYAIYDGIKNYLQPKIAGPVVIAACLLAAPVLMAKENWDDHDRSHRYTAVAMAKAYLDSCEPNAILFTIGDNDTFPLWYAQEIEGYRTDVRIVNTQLFTQDWYIDQMKSKAYNSDPLPISFTHDQYVKGKRDYMFFQELTKDRIDIKQFIDFIKSDDERTLFTIPRSGQKIHFYPTNKIRIPVDKATVIKNKVVNPALNDSIVPAIDFEIKGSALYINRLMMLDLVYNNNWKRPIYFTGGSFGDDDYIWMKDYLQLDGMVYKLIPVKTPIPKDGSPLDMGNIDTEKMYKIVMSWDWGNSGDPRIYHDPETRKNSISYRTNLARLTEKLIEEGKKDKAKNIIDLAMQKMPIDAFGFYTFVEPFASGYYEVGETAKARDILNKLSKKYQENLTYYKGLKAVEQNDMYVDIVTDIERYRALLDIMKRYDKDFFNTNKTKFNSYNKLFERFGRDME comes from the coding sequence ATGGTAACATTTAACTTTAAAAAATGGAATACCATCCTTGGATGGTTCACATTTGCAATTGCCTTAATCACGTATTCACTAACAGTAGAACCCTCATTAAGTTTTTGGGATTGTGGTGAATATATTGCCACTTCAGCCAAACTGGAAGTAGGTCACCCGCCGGGAGCACCTTTATTCCAAATGATAGGTGCCTTTTTCGCCATGTTTGCCTCCGGTCCGGAAAAAGTAGCCCTGATGGTAAACATGATGTCGGTATTTTCGAGTGCTTTCACCATTTTATTCATGTTTTGGTCAATGACCCTTATCCTGAAAAAAGTTGTTTCCAGCTATACCGAATTTAACAAAAACAATGCAATCGTAGTTTTAGGAAGTGCTTTAGTAGGTTCTCTTGCTTTTACTTTTACCGACAGTTTCTGGTTTAGTGCTACCGAAGCCGAAGTTTATGCTATGGCTTCCCTGTTTATAGCCGTATTATTTTGGCTTGGATTGCGTTGGGAAGAAGACATGCACAGTCCGCGTGGCAATAAATGGTTGTTATTGATCTCCTTGATGATCGGTTTGTCGTTTGGTGTCCACTTTATGGCATTATTAACCATTCCTTCCATTGGTTTGCTTTATTATTTTAAGAACTATAAAACCGTAACCGTTAAAAACTTTATCATTGCCAATATCGTTATTGTTGTGATCCTGTTTTTTGTTTTCAAGTTCTTATTACCGTACACCTTAGCCTTTTTCGGAAAAATGGAAATCTTTATGGTAAACTCCCTGGGATTACCGTTTAACTCCGGAACCATATTTGCCGCTTTACTGATTGTTCTTTTCTTCTATTTTGGTTTACGTTATACCAAAAAGAAAGAAAAACCATTATACAATACACTATTACTTTGTATCCTGTTTGTACTAATCGGGTTTTCAACCTGGCTGATGTTACCAATCCGTGCCAACGCAAACGTAGTGATCAACGAAAACAGACCGTCAGATGCGGCAGAAGTATTAGCGTACTATAACCGAGAGCAATACGGAGAGCAAAAAACATTTTACGGCCCGTTATTTACAGAAGGCTATGTAGGACTTGACGAAGAAAACCCCTATCAGGATGAAAAACCAAACTACGAACGGGATTATAAAACCGGAACGTATAAAATCGTAAACAACTACGTAAACGCCCGTCAGAACACCAGCGACGATCAAAAAGGATTTTTACCGAGAATGTGGAGTACCGATAATGCGGTAAACTATATGACCTTTACCCGTCCGGTTAAATTCACCATCAACCCGGAATATTCGCACGAAGACGAACTGGTACAAATCGTATCCGAATTTCGCAATGCATACAGCAGCGGTAAATTAGGAATTGAAGAATACGACAAATTCCTAAAAGCCTATGGCGAATACCTGATTATCGAAAAACCATCGTTTATCGACAACATGCAATTTATGTTCGAATACCAATTCGGCTATATGTACTGGCGTTACCTGATGTGGAACTTCACTGGCCGTCAGAACGATATACAAGGAAAATACGACACCCAAAACGGAAACTGGATCAGTGGTATCAAATTTATCGATGCCATTCGTTTAGGCTCACAAGACAACCTTCCTTCGGACGTATTAAACAACAAAGCACGTAACACGTATTACTTCTTACCTTTTATCCTGGGAATCATCGGAATGGTTTTCCATGCCCGAAAAGACCTGAAAAGTTTCTATGTATTACTGGTACTATTCCTTTTTACCAGTTTGGCCTTAAAAATATTCCTAAACGAACGTCCGTTTGAACCACGCGAAAGAGATTATGCCCTAGTTGGCTCTTTCTATATTTTCGCCATGTGGCTGGGCTTTGGTGTCTACGCTATTTACGACGGAATTAAAAATTATTTACAGCCAAAAATCGCCGGACCTGTGGTTATCGCAGCCTGTTTACTGGCCGCTCCGGTATTAATGGCTAAAGAAAACTGGGATGATCACGACCGTTCGCACCGCTATACGGCTGTTGCCATGGCAAAAGCGTATCTGGATTCCTGCGAACCAAATGCCATATTATTCACCATTGGAGACAACGACACGTTCCCACTTTGGTATGCTCAGGAAATTGAAGGTTACCGGACTGATGTACGAATTGTAAACACACAGTTATTCACACAAGACTGGTATATCGATCAGATGAAGTCGAAGGCCTACAATTCGGATCCGTTACCGATTTCATTTACACATGATCAGTATGTAAAAGGGAAACGCGATTATATGTTCTTCCAGGAATTAACTAAAGACCGTATCGACATCAAGCAATTCATCGACTTTATTAAGAGTGATGATGAACGAACCTTATTTACAATTCCAAGAAGCGGACAGAAAATTCACTTCTACCCGACCAATAAAATCCGCATTCCGGTTGACAAAGCAACCGTGATCAAAAACAAAGTAGTTAATCCGGCCTTAAACGATTCGATTGTTCCGGCTATCGACTTTGAAATCAAAGGAAGTGCTTTATATATCAACCGATTGATGATGCTGGATCTGGTTTACAACAACAACTGGAAACGTCCGATTTACTTTACCGGCGGAAGCTTTGGTGACGACGATTATATCTGGATGAAAGACTACCTGCAACTGGATGGAATGGTTTACAAACTGATTCCGGTTAAAACACCAATTCCAAAAGACGGAAGTCCGCTGGATATGGGGAATATCGATACCGAAAAGATGTATAAAATTGTGATGTCATGGGATTGGGGCAATAGTGGTGATCCGAGAATTTACCACGATCCGGAAACACGCAAAAACAGTATTTCTTACCGTACCAACCTGGCGCGATTAACCGAAAAGTTAATCGAAGAAGGCAAAAAAGACAAAGCCAAAAACATTATTGATCTGGCGATGCAAAAAATGCCAATCGATGCATTTGGTTTCTACACTTTTGTGGAACCGTTTGCATCCGGATATTACGAAGTGGGTGAAACCGCCAAAGCGCGCGACATCCTAAACAAGCTATCCAAAAAATACCAGGAAAACCTGACCTATTACAAAGGATTAAAAGCGGTAGAACAAAACGATATGTATGTTGACATTGTAACGGATATTGAGCGTTACCGCGCCTTACTCGATATCATGAAGCGATACGACAAAGACTTCTTCAACACGAACAAAACGAAGTTTAACAGTTACAACAAACTGTTCGAACGATTCGGAAGAGATATGGAATAA